The following proteins come from a genomic window of Kitasatospora sp. NBC_01246:
- a CDS encoding rhomboid family intramembrane serine protease, with translation MDATHVTPGAPSPEVQPATTCYRHPARESFIRCTRCERYICPDCMLDAPVGHQCPECVKEGHRSIRQARTVFGGRLIGTPYLTYLLIAVNVLVYVLELIRPGVVDRFDSLGQGVTGPDGLRYVVEDGLLPPGFQEVGIAHGEWYRLVTSGFLHLPATHGQFGILHILMNMYSLWLFGRVVEQQLGRVRMLALYLTGLLGGSVLGYLIAPQEAAVGASGAIFGLVATYFLMTRKMHHDPLGGGRQLVGAIIWLVASAGFTFWQGHLGGLLAGFAVGSVLVFAPRKGRALIQAAGVLAVLGLLTALVVVQTADLAGRSLWG, from the coding sequence ATGGACGCCACACACGTCACCCCCGGGGCGCCCAGCCCAGAGGTGCAGCCCGCCACCACCTGCTACCGGCATCCGGCCAGGGAGTCGTTCATCAGGTGCACCCGCTGCGAGCGCTACATCTGCCCGGACTGCATGCTGGACGCGCCGGTCGGCCACCAGTGCCCGGAGTGCGTGAAGGAGGGCCACCGGAGCATCCGTCAGGCCCGCACGGTGTTCGGCGGGAGGCTGATCGGCACGCCCTACCTGACGTACCTGCTGATCGCCGTGAACGTGCTGGTGTACGTGCTCGAACTGATCCGTCCGGGCGTCGTCGACCGGTTCGACAGTCTCGGCCAGGGGGTGACCGGGCCGGACGGCCTGCGGTACGTCGTCGAGGACGGTCTGCTGCCGCCGGGCTTCCAGGAGGTCGGGATCGCGCACGGCGAGTGGTACCGGCTGGTCACCTCGGGGTTCCTGCATCTGCCCGCCACACACGGGCAGTTCGGCATCCTGCACATCCTGATGAACATGTACTCGCTGTGGCTCTTCGGGCGGGTGGTGGAGCAGCAACTGGGCCGGGTCCGCATGCTGGCGCTCTACCTGACGGGTCTGCTCGGCGGGTCGGTCCTGGGGTACCTGATCGCCCCGCAGGAGGCGGCGGTCGGCGCGTCCGGCGCGATCTTCGGCCTGGTCGCCACGTACTTCCTGATGACCAGGAAGATGCACCACGACCCGCTCGGCGGCGGGCGGCAGCTGGTGGGGGCGATCATCTGGCTGGTCGCCTCGGCGGGCTTCACCTTCTGGCAGGGCCACCTCGGCGGGCTGCTGGCGGGCTTCGCGGTCGGCTCGGTGCTGGTGTTCGCGCCGCGCAAGGGCCGGGCTCTGATCCAGGCGGCGGGGGTACTGGCCGTCCTGGGGCTGCTGACGGCCCTGGTGGTCGTGCAGACCGCCGATCTCGCCGGGCGCAGCCTCTGGGGCTGA
- a CDS encoding alpha/beta hydrolase, with the protein MRRCAAWAFAAPVRTRSAWEHRRPLQDGRPRSRGLALPPRAARDAPAGKGLPPVLLFQATEDAATPYEGGVAMRDALPGLKLVVQSGGSFHEILFHGNACLDDTFTAYLRDGSLPKGNDRIAKTCAPEPDPDPVYVTPPPAAAAPAAGPLARTDPETVRGLLR; encoded by the coding sequence ATGAGGAGGTGCGCCGCGTGGGCGTTCGCCGCACCGGTACGAACGCGCTCGGCGTGGGAACACCGCCGGCCTCTCCAGGACGGCCGCCCCCGCAGCCGGGGGCTTGCGCTGCCCCCGCGCGCGGCTCGCGATGCACCGGCGGGCAAGGGCCTGCCGCCCGTCCTGCTCTTCCAGGCCACCGAGGACGCCGCCACCCCGTACGAGGGCGGGGTCGCGATGCGCGACGCGCTGCCCGGCTTGAAGCTGGTCGTCCAGAGCGGCGGCAGCTTCCACGAGATCCTCTTCCACGGCAACGCCTGCCTGGACGACACCTTCACCGCGTACCTCCGGGACGGCAGCCTGCCCAAGGGCAACGATCGGATCGCCAAGACCTGCGCTCCCGAGCCCGATCCCGACCCCGTCTACGTGACCCCGCCGCCGGCCGCGGCCGCCCCGGCCGCCGGCCCGCTCGCGCGGACCGACCCGGAGACCGTCCGCGGCCTCCTCCGCTAG
- a CDS encoding TnsA-like heteromeric transposase endonuclease subunit — translation MAVPAGVDLACPYVELSYVDVVRERQRRPLLDCVTTRFEDGAPVRPFRWSRGERHFAGWYWAATTGQHVGFESWLERDRLLLMDFDPKVAGIASQPFWLYWHDGERERRHAPDYFARHVDGSAVVIDVRADERIEPKDAEAFEVTRLACAQAGWGFERVGTPEAVLLANVRWLSRYRHPRCLHRPVADRLREVFAEPGPMFPGADVVGDRLATLPTLFHLLWLQELVFKGLSIELMGPRTVVSLAGRGAQ, via the coding sequence GTGGCTGTACCGGCTGGGGTGGATCTTGCATGCCCGTACGTCGAGCTGTCGTACGTGGATGTCGTTCGCGAGCGACAACGGCGTCCGCTGCTGGACTGCGTGACGACCCGTTTCGAGGACGGGGCACCGGTGCGGCCCTTTCGGTGGTCTCGCGGTGAGCGTCACTTCGCGGGCTGGTACTGGGCGGCGACGACTGGGCAGCACGTCGGCTTCGAGTCCTGGTTGGAGCGGGATCGGCTTCTGCTCATGGACTTCGACCCGAAGGTGGCAGGGATCGCCTCGCAGCCGTTCTGGCTGTACTGGCACGACGGCGAACGAGAGCGTCGGCACGCCCCGGACTACTTCGCCCGCCACGTGGATGGCTCGGCGGTGGTCATCGACGTCCGCGCGGATGAGCGGATCGAGCCGAAGGACGCGGAAGCGTTCGAGGTGACGCGGCTGGCCTGCGCTCAGGCTGGGTGGGGGTTCGAGCGGGTCGGGACGCCGGAGGCGGTGCTGCTGGCGAATGTGCGGTGGCTGTCGCGCTACCGGCACCCACGGTGCCTGCACCGCCCGGTTGCCGATCGGCTGCGGGAGGTCTTCGCGGAGCCGGGTCCGATGTTTCCGGGGGCCGACGTGGTGGGTGACCGGCTCGCGACGCTGCCCACCCTGTTTCATCTGCTCTGGCTCCAGGAACTGGTCTTCAAGGGGCTGTCGATCGAGCTGATGGGACCGCGCACGGTCGTGAGCTTGGCCGGCAGGGGTGCCCAATGA
- a CDS encoding RHS repeat-associated core domain-containing protein, with amino-acid sequence MDHRLRRRRPGREADRTRRRSAHQRLRPGRDRGLLIKAGTDLNTATQTWEYDADGRLTKRWDKDTGDTLMGYQADGQLDWAHNPRTGTQNRYGYDGDGRLAKQSYVAPDPADTAKLKTMSERRLGYDPLGRLTGDQLLVGGDTATPLTGTAYEYDLDNRLTRKTVAGTVTDPVRDNRYGYDLAGRLTSWTADTTTTAYTWDAAGNRTGNGTATATYDERNRLLSDGTSTYRHTPRGTLAAVTTGLKQETLADDAFGRQITEGTTTYTYDGLDRVTTRNAARFTYDGGSNNLTGDGTWSYARDAAGTLLGATNGTANLRIRTDQHTDATATLNTDGTTVTGATTYDPFGKPVATTGTRSSLGYQSGWTDPDSGDVNMAARWYRPGTGGFTSRDSWQLDPSPSVQANRYTYANGDPLGGTDPTGHENVSHCGCGGPGSPGAAGSSIQISAGNAGGGISFGKNGTFNGTIKIKPGANSAPAAKAAPQAEPSRTPRATGRRRAARTPPRCRASPSPARASGASA; translated from the coding sequence GTGGACCACCGCCTACGACGTCGCCGCCCAGGCCGTGAAGCTGACCGAACCCGGCGGCGTAGTGCGCACCAGCGGTTACGACCCGGCCGCGACCGCGGCCTGCTGATCAAGGCCGGCACCGACCTGAACACCGCCACCCAGACCTGGGAGTACGACGCCGACGGGCGCCTGACCAAGCGCTGGGACAAGGACACCGGCGACACCCTCATGGGCTACCAGGCCGACGGTCAGCTGGACTGGGCCCACAACCCCCGCACCGGGACGCAGAACCGGTACGGCTACGACGGCGACGGCCGCCTCGCCAAGCAGTCCTACGTCGCCCCCGACCCGGCCGACACCGCCAAGCTCAAGACGATGTCCGAGCGCCGCCTCGGCTACGACCCGCTCGGGCGCCTCACCGGCGACCAGCTGCTCGTCGGCGGCGACACCGCGACCCCGCTCACCGGCACCGCGTACGAGTACGACCTCGACAACCGCCTCACCCGCAAGACCGTCGCCGGCACCGTCACCGACCCGGTGCGCGACAACCGCTACGGCTACGACCTGGCCGGGCGCCTCACCTCCTGGACCGCGGACACCACCACGACCGCCTACACCTGGGACGCGGCCGGCAACCGCACCGGCAATGGCACCGCCACCGCCACCTACGACGAGCGCAACCGCCTGCTCTCCGACGGCACCAGCACCTACCGCCACACCCCGCGCGGCACCCTCGCCGCCGTCACCACCGGACTCAAGCAGGAGACCCTCGCCGACGACGCCTTCGGCCGCCAGATCACCGAGGGCACCACCACCTACACCTACGACGGCCTCGACCGCGTCACCACCCGAAACGCCGCCAGGTTCACCTACGACGGCGGATCCAACAACCTCACGGGCGACGGCACCTGGAGCTACGCCCGGGACGCGGCCGGCACCCTGCTCGGCGCCACCAACGGCACCGCCAACCTGCGGATCCGCACCGACCAGCACACCGACGCCACCGCCACCCTCAACACCGACGGCACCACCGTCACCGGCGCCACCACCTACGACCCCTTCGGCAAGCCCGTCGCCACCACCGGAACCCGCTCCAGCCTCGGCTACCAGTCCGGCTGGACCGACCCCGACAGCGGCGACGTCAACATGGCCGCCCGCTGGTACCGCCCCGGCACCGGAGGCTTCACCAGCCGCGACTCCTGGCAACTCGACCCCAGCCCCTCCGTCCAGGCCAACCGCTACACCTACGCCAACGGCGACCCCCTGGGCGGCACCGACCCCACCGGACACGAGAACGTCTCACACTGCGGCTGCGGCGGACCGGGCTCCCCGGGCGCGGCAGGAAGCTCCATCCAGATCTCAGCCGGCAACGCCGGCGGCGGAATCTCATTCGGCAAGAACGGCACGTTCAACGGCACTATCAAGATCAAGCCGGGAGCCAACTCCGCGCCCGCAGCCAAGGCTGCTCCGCAGGCCGAGCCGTCCCGAACACCTCGGGCTACCGGCCGCCGTCGAGCGGCGCGAACACCGCCCCGATGCCGGGCTTCTCCATCCCCGGCGCGGGCGTCGGGGGCCTCGGCGTGA
- a CDS encoding Mu transposase C-terminal domain-containing protein → MPAFGMVDAAVVEAMRQAIGETAEDSSKTIGFIVWRAKEILSGRKDAAHVEVPSRATLYRLYSKLATGTHATGSARTRRSVNARPPGPFGEVPASAPGELMQIDSTPLDVLVRLDDGIAEKVELTAMVDIATRSITAAVLRPTTKAADASALLARSVTPEAMRPGWSEALLMSRSVLPHRRLLTLDERLEQAAARPVIVPETIVCDHGKVFISNNFRASCRYLGINLQPAHKATPTDKGTIEKTLGSVATLFAQFVAGYTGSTADRRGRKLEDGRLWSLSELQSLLDEWIVAVWQTRPHDGLRDPQAPKRAFSPNEKYATLVESCGYVPVPLNGADYIELLPERWQAINAYGIRIKHRTYDDVELGPLRRQHSGVVEKKGLWEIHYDPYDISRIWVRDRQGDRWITVFWKHLRRVGVPFGELAWDHACEQVPGGTEEQIADAAAALLRRAHAGPALEKGPAAKRSRRVAARTRATTPEPPIPDPPAVEPAPDEEPDTELAKVIPLGLFDPLANPWRRP, encoded by the coding sequence ATGCCGGCCTTCGGCATGGTCGATGCGGCGGTGGTGGAGGCGATGCGGCAGGCGATCGGCGAGACGGCCGAGGACTCGTCGAAGACGATCGGGTTCATCGTCTGGCGGGCCAAGGAGATCCTGTCCGGCCGGAAAGATGCCGCCCATGTCGAGGTTCCTTCCCGGGCCACCCTCTACCGGCTCTACAGCAAGCTGGCGACCGGCACTCATGCGACGGGCTCGGCCCGCACACGCCGGTCGGTCAACGCACGGCCGCCCGGCCCGTTCGGGGAAGTGCCGGCCAGTGCGCCGGGCGAGCTCATGCAGATCGACTCGACCCCGCTGGACGTGCTGGTGCGGCTGGACGACGGCATCGCGGAGAAGGTCGAGCTGACCGCGATGGTCGACATCGCGACCAGGTCGATCACCGCGGCGGTGCTGCGGCCGACGACGAAAGCAGCCGACGCCTCCGCGCTGCTGGCCCGCAGCGTCACCCCGGAGGCGATGCGACCGGGCTGGTCAGAAGCCTTGCTGATGTCCCGTTCGGTGCTGCCGCACCGACGGTTGCTGACCTTGGACGAGCGCCTGGAGCAGGCGGCGGCACGGCCGGTGATCGTTCCGGAGACGATCGTCTGCGACCACGGCAAGGTGTTCATCTCGAACAACTTCCGGGCGTCCTGCCGCTATTTGGGCATCAACCTGCAACCGGCCCACAAAGCGACCCCGACGGACAAGGGCACGATCGAGAAGACCCTGGGCTCAGTGGCCACACTGTTCGCTCAGTTCGTCGCGGGCTACACCGGTTCGACCGCGGACCGGCGAGGCCGGAAGCTGGAGGACGGGCGGCTGTGGTCGCTATCCGAGTTGCAGAGTCTTCTTGATGAGTGGATTGTCGCGGTCTGGCAAACCAGGCCGCATGACGGGCTGCGTGACCCGCAGGCACCGAAGCGGGCGTTCTCACCGAACGAGAAGTACGCCACGCTGGTGGAGTCCTGCGGTTACGTCCCGGTCCCGCTGAACGGCGCGGACTACATCGAGCTGCTGCCCGAGCGCTGGCAGGCGATCAACGCCTACGGCATCCGGATCAAGCACCGCACCTACGACGACGTCGAGTTGGGCCCACTTCGGCGCCAGCACTCCGGAGTGGTGGAGAAGAAGGGTCTGTGGGAGATCCACTACGACCCCTACGACATCTCCCGGATCTGGGTACGCGACCGCCAGGGCGATCGGTGGATCACCGTGTTCTGGAAGCACCTTCGCCGCGTCGGCGTCCCGTTCGGCGAGCTGGCCTGGGACCACGCCTGCGAGCAGGTCCCCGGCGGCACCGAGGAGCAGATCGCTGATGCCGCCGCTGCCCTGCTGCGGCGGGCCCACGCCGGCCCTGCCCTGGAGAAGGGTCCTGCGGCCAAGCGTTCTCGCCGCGTCGCCGCCCGGACCCGGGCCACCACCCCCGAGCCGCCGATCCCGGACCCGCCTGCCGTCGAGCCCGCGCCGGACGAGGAGCCGGACACCGAGCTGGCCAAGGTCATCCCGCTGGGTCTGTTCGACCCGCTCGCCAACCCCTGGAGGCGTCCGTGA
- a CDS encoding AfsR/SARP family transcriptional regulator, whose protein sequence is MLDTGNGPVPVGGPRLRALLVRLALDAGRAVRPAVLAEALWAGTPPADPANALQSLASRLRRALGDPGLLTLEPAGYRLAVAAEAVDTVRFARLSRTGGRLLAGGRPAEAATALREAMGLWQGPALADVREAPFAGAEAERLERARLAALEDRIEADLALGTGPGLVAELESLTVDHPLRERLHAQLIRALAADGRGAEALAAHQRLRGRLAEAFGSDPGPDVEAAYLAVLRGEVGRSRPDRARTDPTRTDLARTDRPGTDSTRTDRPGTDQAPARGNLDAPLTSFVGRREDVRRVVGLLDRARLVTLVGPGGSGKTRLAVTAGRQLTPAGGVWLVALAPVGAQDVAQAVLDVLRLRQAGPLRRPPAADRPAPAPSSDDAGQILDHLVEVLADEETVLLLDNCEHVLEAAARLAEALLGRCPRLRILATGRESLRIGGETLHPVLPLELPPPGAPAGQAGTCAAVRLFRDRAAAVLPGFTPDARSLAAAVGICRRLDGLPLAIELAAARLRTLPIEVVTARLDDRFRLLTGGSRTALPRHRTLRAVVAWSWDLLDADERALLDRLAVVPGSFTEDAAQAVGGLGRQDDGDPGTHGDDLADTADRTDDVRELLSALVDKSLLHPVRTAEPGEPRYGMLETVREYGVEQLAHRAEADAARRRYLAFLLDLAESAEPRLRTRDQLRWLARLSAERDNLLAAIRWAIDAGDAATAVRFGAALGWFWSLRGNPPESLDLLGRVLEVPGPVDPAARRLVRVAHALGVAEVGAPHEAEAALGRIRQAVEGVGPGAHPLLELARLATAVTAPGARTDTGGADTPDTPDSTTGPDGGGRDPWSRSFALTVRGRRALHAGDTPRATALLTRALAGFEELGERWGLASTLSALGSLRRRSGDTATALALNARATRYFRELGMREYTVENDVEAALTRARAGDVAGGRRQLESLRDQVAPTGSAELWALVHLGLARLEWQAGRPGRARAHARAAPAGPACEQAPPTHLTALLRAVLAQADAADGLPDEAVRRLDHPAVHLVLSWDTPVAAGLAVVAADIELARARPAGAARLLGAATALRGTDEPGDEDVRRIARRAAAALGAAGFAAAHAEGAAMSRCRARGLVSALVTAPGSAPGRPGQPA, encoded by the coding sequence GTGCTGGACACCGGCAACGGCCCGGTCCCGGTGGGCGGCCCGCGGCTGCGCGCGCTGCTGGTCCGGCTGGCGCTGGACGCCGGGCGCGCCGTCCGCCCGGCGGTCCTGGCCGAGGCCCTGTGGGCCGGGACTCCCCCGGCCGACCCGGCGAACGCCCTTCAGTCGCTGGCCTCCCGGTTGCGACGTGCCCTCGGCGACCCCGGGCTGTTGACCCTCGAACCGGCCGGCTACCGGCTGGCCGTCGCGGCGGAGGCCGTGGACACCGTCCGGTTCGCCCGGCTCTCCCGCACCGGGGGGCGCCTGCTGGCCGGGGGCCGACCCGCCGAGGCCGCCACCGCCCTGCGGGAAGCGATGGGTCTCTGGCAGGGCCCGGCCCTGGCCGACGTGCGCGAGGCACCGTTCGCCGGTGCCGAGGCCGAGCGGCTCGAACGGGCCCGGCTGGCCGCCCTGGAGGACCGGATCGAGGCCGATCTCGCGCTCGGCACCGGGCCCGGCCTGGTCGCCGAGCTGGAGTCGCTGACGGTGGACCACCCGCTGCGCGAACGGCTGCACGCCCAGCTGATCCGCGCCCTCGCCGCCGACGGGCGGGGCGCGGAGGCACTGGCCGCCCACCAACGGCTGCGCGGCCGGCTGGCCGAGGCCTTCGGCAGCGACCCCGGACCGGACGTGGAGGCCGCCTACCTCGCCGTACTGCGGGGCGAGGTGGGCCGCTCGCGGCCCGACCGGGCACGCACCGACCCGACCCGGACCGACCTGGCGCGGACCGACCGCCCAGGGACCGACTCGACGCGGACCGACCGCCCGGGGACCGACCAGGCGCCGGCGCGGGGCAACCTGGACGCGCCGCTGACCAGCTTCGTCGGCCGCCGGGAGGACGTCCGCCGGGTGGTCGGACTGCTCGACCGGGCCCGGCTGGTCACCCTGGTCGGGCCCGGCGGGTCCGGCAAGACCCGGCTCGCCGTCACCGCCGGGCGGCAGCTCACCCCGGCGGGCGGCGTCTGGCTGGTCGCCCTGGCCCCGGTCGGGGCGCAGGACGTGGCCCAGGCGGTCCTCGACGTCCTGCGGCTGCGCCAGGCCGGTCCGCTCCGGCGCCCCCCGGCGGCGGACCGCCCGGCCCCGGCCCCCAGCTCCGACGACGCCGGGCAGATCCTCGACCACCTGGTCGAAGTGCTGGCGGACGAAGAGACGGTGCTGCTGCTGGACAACTGCGAGCACGTGCTGGAGGCCGCAGCGAGGCTCGCCGAGGCCCTGCTCGGCCGGTGCCCACGGCTGCGGATCCTCGCCACCGGCCGGGAGTCCCTGCGGATCGGCGGCGAGACCCTGCACCCCGTCCTCCCGCTCGAACTGCCCCCGCCGGGCGCGCCGGCCGGACAGGCCGGCACCTGCGCCGCGGTCCGGCTGTTCCGGGACCGGGCCGCCGCGGTCCTGCCCGGCTTCACCCCGGACGCCCGCTCCCTGGCCGCGGCGGTCGGGATCTGCCGACGCCTGGACGGCCTGCCGCTGGCGATCGAACTGGCCGCGGCACGCCTGCGCACGCTGCCGATCGAGGTGGTGACGGCCCGGCTGGACGACAGGTTCCGGCTGCTCACCGGAGGCAGCCGCACCGCGCTGCCCCGCCACCGGACCCTGCGGGCCGTGGTGGCCTGGAGCTGGGACCTACTGGACGCCGACGAGCGGGCGCTCCTCGATCGGCTGGCGGTGGTACCCGGCAGCTTCACGGAGGACGCGGCGCAGGCGGTCGGCGGGCTCGGCCGCCAGGACGACGGCGACCCTGGCACCCACGGCGACGACCTCGCCGACACCGCCGACCGGACCGACGACGTCCGGGAGTTGCTCTCGGCCCTGGTCGACAAGTCCCTGCTACATCCCGTCCGGACCGCCGAGCCGGGCGAGCCGCGCTACGGGATGCTGGAGACCGTCAGGGAGTACGGCGTGGAGCAACTCGCCCACCGCGCGGAGGCCGACGCCGCCCGCCGGCGCTACCTCGCCTTCCTGCTCGACCTGGCCGAGTCCGCGGAGCCCCGGCTGCGCACCCGCGACCAACTGCGCTGGCTGGCCAGGCTGTCCGCCGAACGCGACAATCTGCTAGCCGCGATACGCTGGGCGATCGACGCCGGGGACGCCGCCACGGCCGTCCGCTTCGGGGCCGCGCTCGGCTGGTTCTGGTCCCTGCGGGGCAACCCCCCGGAGTCGCTGGACCTGCTCGGCCGGGTGCTGGAGGTGCCCGGGCCGGTTGATCCGGCGGCCCGCAGGCTGGTACGCGTGGCCCACGCGCTCGGTGTCGCGGAGGTCGGTGCACCGCACGAGGCCGAGGCCGCCCTCGGGCGGATCCGGCAGGCCGTCGAGGGCGTCGGCCCCGGCGCCCACCCCCTGCTGGAGCTGGCCCGGCTGGCCACCGCCGTGACCGCGCCCGGGGCCCGCACGGACACCGGCGGCGCGGACACGCCGGACACCCCGGACAGCACGACCGGACCGGACGGCGGGGGGCGGGATCCCTGGAGCCGGTCCTTCGCCCTGACGGTCCGCGGCAGGCGTGCCCTGCACGCCGGGGACACCCCCCGCGCGACCGCGCTGCTCACCCGCGCGCTGGCCGGCTTCGAGGAGCTCGGCGAGCGCTGGGGCCTGGCGAGCACGCTGAGCGCCCTCGGCTCGCTCCGGCGACGGTCCGGCGACACGGCCACCGCGCTGGCGCTGAACGCACGGGCCACCCGGTACTTCCGGGAGCTCGGCATGCGGGAGTACACCGTCGAGAACGACGTGGAGGCCGCCCTGACCCGCGCCCGGGCCGGGGACGTCGCGGGCGGGCGGCGGCAGTTGGAGAGCCTGCGCGACCAGGTGGCACCCACCGGGTCGGCGGAACTGTGGGCCCTGGTGCACCTGGGCCTGGCCCGCCTGGAGTGGCAGGCCGGACGGCCCGGGCGGGCCCGGGCGCACGCACGGGCCGCACCGGCCGGACCGGCCTGCGAGCAGGCACCCCCGACGCACCTGACCGCCCTGCTGCGGGCCGTACTCGCCCAGGCGGACGCGGCCGACGGACTCCCCGACGAGGCGGTGCGCCGGCTCGACCACCCGGCGGTGCACCTGGTGCTGAGCTGGGACACCCCGGTCGCGGCGGGACTCGCCGTGGTGGCCGCCGACATCGAACTCGCCCGCGCCCGGCCGGCCGGCGCCGCCCGGCTGCTCGGCGCGGCCACAGCCCTGCGCGGCACGGACGAGCCCGGTGACGAGGACGTGCGCAGGATCGCCCGGCGGGCTGCCGCCGCCCTGGGGGCCGCCGGATTCGCCGCGGCGCACGCCGAGGGCGCGGCGATGTCGCGGTGCCGGGCCCGGGGCCTGGTCTCCGCCCTCGTCACCGCGCCCGGCTCCGCACCGGGCCGCCCCGGTCAGCCGGCCTGA
- a CDS encoding serine hydrolase domain-containing protein, with translation MIVRVDDGRGRPVEIVEQAWWAARDHRIAAGDEFRMGSNTKTMMATLVLQLAAEGRLTLDDPVQRWLPGRVPDGGAITLRMLLNHTSGLFDYTEDGALLPSILGRDPRRWTSADLLAVGVRHEPLFAPGARWSYSNTGYAAVGAVLEQVTGQSPADLVRGRIARPLGLRHTYLATGPAWLGRHAHGYEPDPAHMPPGVPAAFRDVAGPRHDGHVDVSAHDPSWGGAAGAVVSTAQDWARFHSALMSGRLLPPAQLAEMRTTVPMDPENPVDGPGSGLGIETGATPCGTVWAHDGGITGYSSSTITDGTGSRTATVLVPTELLYEFEADRGLVEADRALHLAVVCAMFGTPVPAGTAPVAGGPAGGIVAGLGAAGGRPAEGATSLPVPAQAG, from the coding sequence GTGATCGTGCGGGTGGACGACGGCCGCGGCCGGCCGGTCGAGATCGTCGAGCAGGCCTGGTGGGCGGCGCGGGACCACCGGATCGCGGCCGGGGACGAGTTCCGGATGGGCTCCAACACCAAGACCATGATGGCCACGCTGGTACTCCAACTGGCCGCCGAGGGCAGGCTCACCCTGGACGACCCGGTGCAACGGTGGCTGCCGGGCCGGGTGCCGGACGGCGGGGCGATCACGCTGCGGATGCTGCTGAACCACACCAGCGGCCTGTTCGACTACACCGAGGACGGCGCGCTCCTGCCGTCGATCCTGGGCAGGGACCCGCGGCGGTGGACCTCGGCGGACCTGCTCGCCGTCGGGGTGCGGCACGAGCCGCTGTTCGCGCCCGGCGCGCGGTGGTCGTACAGCAACACCGGCTACGCCGCTGTCGGCGCTGTGCTTGAACAGGTCACCGGGCAGAGCCCGGCCGACCTGGTCCGGGGCCGGATCGCCCGGCCGCTGGGCCTACGTCACACCTATCTCGCCACCGGCCCGGCCTGGCTCGGCCGGCACGCCCACGGCTACGAACCGGACCCCGCCCACATGCCGCCGGGCGTGCCGGCCGCGTTCAGGGACGTCGCCGGACCGCGCCACGACGGTCACGTGGACGTCTCCGCCCATGACCCGAGCTGGGGCGGGGCGGCCGGGGCGGTGGTCTCCACCGCGCAGGACTGGGCCCGCTTCCACAGCGCGCTGATGTCCGGCCGGCTGCTGCCCCCGGCCCAACTCGCCGAGATGCGCACCACCGTTCCGATGGACCCGGAGAACCCGGTGGACGGGCCCGGCTCCGGCCTCGGCATCGAGACCGGCGCCACCCCCTGCGGCACCGTCTGGGCGCACGACGGCGGGATCACCGGCTACTCCAGCAGCACCATCACGGACGGCACCGGCAGCCGCACCGCCACCGTGCTCGTGCCGACGGAGCTGCTCTACGAGTTCGAGGCCGACCGGGGGCTCGTCGAGGCCGATCGGGCCCTGCACCTCGCGGTGGTCTGTGCCATGTTCGGCACGCCCGTGCCGGCCGGCACGGCCCCGGTCGCCGGAGGCCCGGCCGGCGGGATCGTCGCCGGCCTGGGTGCGGCCGGCGGGCGGCCGGCCGAAGGGGCCACGTCGTTGCCCGTCCCGGCTCAGGCCGGCTGA
- a CDS encoding Ku protein, protein MARPVWTGVLTFGLVTVPVAPYTATQAHDVRFHQLQRGTPDRVRSKRVNERTGTQVDFGEIVTWLRSRVPAADAHQFRQHPTSGRCSTVPLEVLASSRSERSL, encoded by the coding sequence GTGGCCCGACCTGTGTGGACCGGAGTGCTGACCTTCGGCCTGGTGACGGTGCCCGTCGCGCCGTACACGGCGACGCAGGCCCACGACGTGCGCTTCCACCAGCTGCAGCGCGGTACCCCGGACCGTGTCCGCAGCAAACGGGTCAACGAGCGCACCGGCACCCAGGTGGACTTCGGGGAGATCGTGACGTGGCTTCGATCGCGAGTTCCGGCAGCAGATGCTCACCAGTTTCGGCAGCACCCAACCAGCGGGCGGTGTTCGACTGTGCCGTTGGAGGTCCTGGCAAGCTCCCGGTCCGAGAGGAGCCTGTAG